One Fuerstiella marisgermanici DNA window includes the following coding sequences:
- a CDS encoding DUF1593 domain-containing protein, whose product MATSAAPDSVRNGDKPRVIVSTDIGGSDPDDFQSLVHLLLYADVVEVEGLISSPPNAGRASDILEVIDAYASDYAQLKRHSKDYPAPELLRNATKQGAVDKAPQNGWGEPTDGSRWIVQRAKVVDKRPLWILVWGSITDVAQAVHNDPSIKDKVRVYSIGSWNTKHDTAARDYLFNNHSDLWWIENNTTFRGMYMGGTQDGEWGNNSFVQQNVKGHGSLGDLFFKKKRDIKMGDTPSLLYLLHGNADDPTSPHWGGAFVKTDHGKHFWTDNPDQSLSINHRAGAKTVSDWRRKYLEDWKQRMDRVLK is encoded by the coding sequence ATGGCAACCTCTGCGGCCCCCGACAGCGTGCGGAATGGCGACAAACCACGCGTGATTGTGTCAACGGACATCGGCGGATCAGATCCGGACGACTTTCAATCGCTGGTACACCTGCTGCTGTACGCCGACGTTGTTGAAGTGGAAGGCTTGATTTCATCGCCGCCCAACGCAGGGCGTGCGAGCGATATTCTGGAAGTGATCGATGCCTACGCCAGCGACTACGCGCAACTGAAACGCCATTCGAAAGATTACCCCGCGCCGGAACTGTTACGGAATGCCACGAAGCAGGGCGCTGTCGACAAGGCACCACAGAACGGTTGGGGCGAGCCAACGGACGGTTCGCGTTGGATTGTCCAGCGAGCGAAAGTGGTTGATAAACGGCCGCTGTGGATTCTTGTTTGGGGAAGCATCACTGACGTGGCTCAGGCAGTCCACAACGATCCTTCGATAAAGGACAAGGTCCGTGTGTATTCGATCGGCTCATGGAATACCAAACATGACACTGCAGCTCGCGACTATCTGTTCAACAATCATTCTGATTTGTGGTGGATTGAGAACAACACCACGTTTCGAGGCATGTACATGGGCGGAACGCAAGACGGTGAGTGGGGCAACAACAGTTTTGTCCAGCAAAACGTGAAAGGGCATGGATCGCTGGGCGATCTGTTTTTCAAGAAGAAACGCGACATTAAGATGGGGGATACGCCATCACTGCTGTACCTGCTTCACGGCAACGCCGACGACCCTACGTCGCCACATTGGGGCGGAGCGTTCGTGAAGACTGATCATGGCAAACACTTTTGGACCGATAACCCTGATCAAAGCTTGTCCATCAATCATCGAGCCGGTGCCAAAACCGTCAGCGACTGGCGCCGCAAGTATCTTGAAGACTGGAAACAGCGGATGGATCGAGTGCTCAAGTAA
- a CDS encoding DUF1593 domain-containing protein, with product MYRSWLLLTFKVLLASAFAVPSVAGTPKPRMVVLTDVSTWETDDSESLVRLMVHADLLEIEGLVFTTGWSLDKTRDDFMGLIHDAVNAYEKDLPNLQKRSGQTAHLQDESRQQIGYWPSPQYLRDRTVFGSKKRGAEHVGKGNDSPGSDLIIKLAAEDDDRPLWITVWGGGNPLAQAVWKIQQNRSAAELKKFLNKLRVYTITDQDRDQRTPFTDSSHQWLRREFEKDLFFIWDECAWKFQNGTGKRNWPEYETHIQGHGNLGAVYPKYKYGVEGDTPAFLHLIPNGLNDPDIPTHGGWGGHAAWGVAADNETRCFTNHAGESKAACNALENHFYPATFNNFAARMDWAKKGIGNRNPVVAIDEDRTLDILTRKPQQGSQVILDASNSSDPDGDQLTFHWWVLSAAGTLKQDVKISNSKSAIASIDVPSDSAGKTFHVICEVTDNGTHNLSAYRRIIFEPTK from the coding sequence ATGTACAGGTCATGGTTACTGCTGACATTCAAGGTTCTACTTGCGAGTGCATTTGCAGTGCCGTCGGTTGCGGGGACTCCCAAGCCGCGAATGGTTGTGCTCACTGACGTTTCAACATGGGAAACCGATGACAGTGAGTCATTGGTGCGTTTGATGGTTCACGCGGACCTGCTGGAAATCGAGGGGCTCGTTTTCACAACAGGCTGGAGTCTGGATAAGACTCGCGATGACTTCATGGGCCTGATACACGATGCTGTCAACGCTTACGAAAAAGACCTGCCGAATCTGCAGAAGCGTTCCGGCCAAACGGCCCACTTGCAGGATGAGTCTCGTCAGCAGATCGGCTATTGGCCAAGCCCCCAATACCTGCGCGATCGCACTGTATTTGGCAGTAAGAAGCGAGGTGCAGAACATGTGGGCAAAGGCAACGATTCGCCCGGCAGCGATTTGATCATCAAGTTGGCGGCCGAAGACGACGATCGCCCGTTATGGATCACGGTCTGGGGCGGAGGTAATCCGCTGGCTCAAGCGGTCTGGAAAATTCAGCAGAATCGCAGCGCGGCGGAATTGAAGAAGTTCCTGAACAAACTCCGCGTGTACACGATCACGGATCAGGACCGCGATCAAAGAACTCCGTTTACGGACAGTTCGCATCAGTGGTTACGCCGCGAATTCGAAAAAGATCTCTTCTTCATCTGGGACGAATGCGCATGGAAATTTCAGAACGGCACCGGCAAAAGGAACTGGCCTGAATATGAAACTCACATTCAAGGTCATGGCAACCTTGGCGCGGTCTATCCGAAATACAAATACGGCGTCGAAGGTGACACACCCGCCTTTCTACATCTGATCCCCAACGGATTAAACGACCCAGATATTCCGACACACGGTGGCTGGGGCGGCCATGCTGCATGGGGCGTCGCCGCAGATAATGAGACCCGTTGCTTCACCAACCATGCGGGCGAGAGCAAGGCGGCGTGCAACGCGTTGGAGAATCACTTTTACCCGGCCACATTCAACAACTTCGCCGCGCGAATGGATTGGGCCAAAAAGGGAATCGGAAACCGAAATCCGGTTGTTGCCATTGATGAAGACAGGACGCTGGACATCCTGACCAGGAAACCCCAGCAGGGTTCTCAGGTTATACTCGACGCGTCAAATTCGTCCGACCCTGATGGCGATCAGCTCACGTTTCACTGGTGGGTGTTGTCGGCGGCTGGCACGTTGAAGCAGGATGTCAAAATTTCAAACAGCAAATCGGCCATCGCCAGTATTGACGTTCCATCCGATTCGGCAGGCAAGACGTTCCATGTCATTTGCGAAGTCACAGACAATGGCACGCACAACTTATCCGCATACCGTCGGATCATTTTCGAACCCACCAAATAA